From one Branchiostoma floridae strain S238N-H82 chromosome 3, Bfl_VNyyK, whole genome shotgun sequence genomic stretch:
- the LOC118411200 gene encoding ras and EF-hand domain-containing protein homolog: protein MSSPRERMYKVVMVGDSVVGKTSFILRVCRDEFKPNLNPTIGVDSQVKTFDVDGDMVALQIWDTAGQERFRSIATSYFRRSDGVILLYDVTYEASFLNVRDWITAVEDGAGKKLPIVLCGNKTDLRPTAEKYGKKVISTEAGKKLAKAAGAIFFETSAKEGSNIQEAVLGLARWVSLRQEEDRESKALALQLTNQVEPAEKPSQCC from the exons ATGAGTAGTCCACGCGAGCGGATGTACAAGGTTGTGATGGTGGGAGACTCCGTGGTGGGGAAAACCAGCTTCATCCTCAGGGTCTGCAGGGACGAGTTCAAACCCAACCTCAACCCTACTATAG GTGTTGACTCTCAGGTAAAGACGTTTGACGTGGACGGAGACATGGTGGCGCTTCAGATCTGGGACACGGCGGGGCAGGAAAG GTTTAGAAGTATCGCTACGTCATACTTCAGACGGAGCGATGGCGTCATCCTACTGTATGACGTCACGTATGAAGCGTCATTTCTCAATGTTAGAGACTGGATCACAGCTGTGGAA GACGGTGCAGGAAAGAAGCTTCCCATCGTGCTGTGCGGCAACAAGACAGACCTGAGACCGACAGCTGAAAAGTACGGAAAGAAAGTCATATCTACTGAAGCGGGGAAGAAATTAGCGAAG GCAGCAGGAGCCATCTTTTTCGAGACGAGTGCGAAGGAAGGATCCAACATTCAAGAAGCAGTCTTAGGACTTGCAAGGTGGGT GAGCCTCAGACAAGAAGAAGACAGAGAATCCAAAGCTTTAGCCTTACAACTCACCAACCAAGTCGAGCCTGCAGAGAAGCCCAGTCAGTGTTGTTAA